In Candidatus Omnitrophota bacterium, a single genomic region encodes these proteins:
- the murB gene encoding UDP-N-acetylmuramate dehydrogenase, whose protein sequence is MNKALKDKIKGIIKNKVLFDEAMDLHTSFRIGGPAEAWVEPGDLKSLVGLVKFARKEGIPLMIIGAGSNILVRDEGIKGIVVNLSSDYFKRIDVDQRRLRAWSGLEIVSLLRVMVDKELAGLEFMADIPGTVGGAVMMNAGRKDRAIGDLISSVEVIDGKGEVFKIGKREIKFGYRFSGLDDYIILSADFNLNKRPSGLISRQINKYAFTKRNSQELKLPSAGSVFKNPTAVSSASARLIELSGLKGKRLGNARVSFKHANFIVNLDKARARDVIGLIELIKSAVKRDHGVNLELEIKII, encoded by the coding sequence ATGAATAAGGCTTTAAAGGATAAAATTAAAGGGATAATCAAGAATAAGGTTTTGTTTGACGAAGCAATGGACCTGCACACTTCGTTTAGGATAGGCGGTCCGGCTGAGGCCTGGGTTGAACCCGGGGATTTAAAAAGCCTGGTTGGGTTAGTCAAGTTTGCCAGGAAAGAAGGTATTCCGCTGATGATTATCGGCGCCGGCAGCAATATTTTGGTCAGGGATGAAGGAATTAAAGGGATTGTAGTTAATCTGTCATCGGATTATTTTAAAAGGATAGATGTTGATCAGCGCCGCCTCAGAGCATGGTCAGGGCTGGAGATTGTCAGTTTGCTCAGGGTCATGGTTGACAAAGAGCTGGCCGGACTGGAGTTTATGGCTGATATCCCGGGCACTGTCGGCGGAGCAGTAATGATGAACGCCGGCAGAAAAGACAGAGCCATTGGTGATTTAATCAGCTCTGTCGAGGTGATCGACGGAAAAGGCGAAGTGTTTAAAATAGGAAAAAGGGAAATCAAATTCGGTTACCGGTTTTCAGGGCTTGATGATTACATTATCTTAAGCGCAGATTTCAATCTTAATAAAAGACCGTCTGGTTTGATAAGCAGGCAGATTAATAAATACGCTTTTACTAAAAGGAATTCCCAGGAGTTAAAACTGCCGAGCGCCGGCTCTGTATTTAAAAATCCTACTGCCGTCTCTTCTGCCAGCGCAAGATTAATAGAGCTCTCCGGCCTGAAAGGCAAAAGACTGGGAAATGCCCGGGTTTCGTTTAAGCACGCCAATTTCATTGTTAATTTAGACAAGGCCCGGGCCAGGGATGTAATCGGGCTTATTGAATTAATCAAATCTGCGGTAAAAAGAGACCACGGGGTTAACCTGGAGTTAGAAATAAAAATTATCTGA
- the murC gene encoding UDP-N-acetylmuramate--L-alanine ligase, which translates to MLFTRKRIHFVGIGGIGMSGLARILLDLGYQVSGSDLKLNCLTDQIESKGARLFCGHHQKNISGAEMVVYSSAIRPDNPELAMARSKGIPVVQRAEVLSELMSTKTGIAVTGSHGKTTTTSLIGSILLEAGLDPTIVVGGKAGSFGGNAVLGKGDCFVAEADESDGSFLFFHPAYSIVTNIEKEHLDFYKDLDQIIRTYRRFIDNTNPQGVLFWHKDDKNIESCLAGFKGRNVSFGFSDSADLCADNVKINGFKSSFDCLYNRKFLARLELNLPSGHNILNALAAVGLSRELRIDLDSINRALAGYHGVDRRFQIKLNNNGLTVIDDYAHHPTEVEATLKACKAEDKRIICVFQPHRYSRTKHLSKQFSHAFYSADHLILAEVYPADEEPINGITSKCIYDELKKNGWKKLSLAGSKEEALSMVQKILRPDDLVLIMGAGDIGYVADQLARIYSDK; encoded by the coding sequence GTGTTGTTTACCAGGAAAAGAATTCATTTTGTCGGAATCGGGGGAATAGGAATGAGCGGGCTTGCCCGGATCCTGCTCGACCTTGGTTATCAAGTCAGCGGGTCGGATTTAAAGCTCAACTGCTTAACCGATCAGATCGAGTCTAAAGGGGCAAGGTTATTTTGCGGCCATCATCAAAAAAATATATCCGGGGCTGAGATGGTGGTTTATTCCTCAGCGATCAGGCCTGACAACCCGGAGTTGGCTATGGCCCGCAGCAAAGGCATTCCGGTTGTTCAGAGGGCAGAAGTTCTTTCAGAGTTAATGAGCACTAAGACCGGTATTGCTGTTACCGGCAGCCATGGCAAAACTACTACCACTTCTTTGATCGGCTCTATCCTGCTTGAGGCAGGATTAGACCCCACAATAGTTGTTGGCGGCAAGGCCGGGAGTTTCGGAGGAAATGCTGTTTTAGGCAAGGGAGATTGTTTTGTCGCCGAGGCAGATGAAAGCGACGGCTCATTTTTGTTTTTTCACCCTGCCTATTCTATAGTTACCAATATCGAAAAGGAACATCTGGATTTTTATAAAGACCTGGATCAGATTATCAGGACATACCGGAGGTTTATAGATAACACCAACCCGCAAGGAGTGTTATTCTGGCATAAGGATGATAAAAATATAGAGAGCTGCCTTGCTGGATTTAAAGGAAGAAATGTCAGCTTTGGGTTTTCAGACTCAGCTGATTTATGCGCCGATAATGTTAAAATCAACGGTTTTAAATCCAGTTTCGATTGTCTCTATAACCGGAAGTTTTTGGCCAGGCTGGAGCTTAATCTGCCGTCCGGCCATAATATTTTAAATGCCCTGGCTGCTGTCGGATTGAGCCGGGAACTAAGGATAGATCTTGATAGCATTAACCGGGCGCTGGCTGGCTATCATGGCGTAGACAGGAGGTTCCAGATAAAATTAAATAATAACGGGCTTACGGTAATAGATGATTACGCGCATCACCCCACTGAGGTGGAGGCCACGCTTAAAGCCTGCAAGGCTGAGGATAAAAGAATAATCTGTGTTTTTCAACCGCATCGCTATAGCCGGACCAAACACTTAAGCAAGCAGTTTAGCCATGCGTTTTATTCGGCCGACCATCTTATTTTAGCTGAAGTCTATCCAGCTGACGAAGAACCGATTAACGGGATAACCAGCAAATGCATTTATGATGAGTTAAAAAAGAACGGTTGGAAAAAACTTTCTTTGGCGGGCAGTAAGGAGGAAGCGCTAAGTATGGTACAAAAGATTCTCAGGCCGGATGACCTGGTGTTGATTATGGGTGCCGGAGACATAGGATATGTCGCTGATCAACTGGCGCGGATATATAGCGATAAATAA
- the murG gene encoding undecaprenyldiphospho-muramoylpentapeptide beta-N-acetylglucosaminyltransferase, with protein MKVLIAVGKSGGHIFPGLSLASRLQQRLKGPEVFFIGQKDRLTQKVFSKQQYPLFTISIDPLPYKISLKYTRFIIKLALAIVPVWRILSKTRPDVVIGFGGAVSGPVLFISWLRGIPTIIHEQNVVPGRTNRILAVFVNKVALSFSGSERFFNRAKAVLTGNPVRGSVLGRDKFRSRGELGLDSGKFTILVIGGSQGSSRLNEIAWRAFSQMDKQEKVDFQIIHITGENDYRKAKECYRKITFSSVILPFYDKIGVAYSASDLVLARAGAGTISEIMSCGLGSVLVPYPYNGGHQLSNARLLADRNSAILMEQNGISAESLKNVFLNLIKDRSNLDRMAKNSREAGRPYADESLADEVIKLVNK; from the coding sequence ATGAAGGTACTAATCGCGGTCGGCAAATCCGGGGGCCATATATTCCCGGGTTTAAGCCTGGCCAGCCGGCTGCAGCAAAGGTTAAAAGGCCCTGAGGTCTTTTTTATAGGCCAGAAAGACAGATTAACCCAAAAAGTTTTTTCCAAACAGCAATACCCTTTATTTACTATTTCGATAGACCCCTTGCCCTATAAAATCTCTCTAAAATATACCCGGTTTATAATTAAGCTGGCTCTGGCCATTGTTCCGGTCTGGAGAATCTTAAGCAAAACAAGGCCGGATGTTGTGATTGGTTTCGGAGGAGCGGTCAGCGGGCCGGTATTATTTATTTCCTGGTTGAGGGGTATACCGACTATTATTCATGAACAGAACGTAGTGCCCGGCCGGACAAACAGGATACTGGCTGTTTTTGTGAATAAGGTAGCGCTGAGTTTTTCAGGATCCGAAAGATTTTTTAACCGGGCTAAGGCTGTTTTAACCGGCAATCCTGTGCGGGGCAGTGTGTTAGGCCGGGATAAATTCAGGAGCAGAGGCGAGCTCGGTTTGGACAGCGGTAAGTTTACAATTTTAGTCATTGGCGGCAGCCAGGGCTCAAGCCGGCTGAACGAGATAGCCTGGCGCGCATTTTCTCAAATGGATAAACAGGAAAAAGTTGATTTTCAGATTATCCATATCACCGGAGAAAATGACTATCGGAAGGCGAAAGAATGTTACCGGAAAATAACATTTAGCTCGGTAATCCTGCCATTTTATGATAAGATAGGGGTTGCTTATTCTGCCAGTGACCTGGTGTTGGCCCGGGCCGGAGCCGGCACTATTTCTGAGATTATGTCCTGCGGCCTGGGATCAGTTTTGGTGCCTTACCCTTATAACGGCGGGCACCAGTTAAGCAATGCCCGGCTGTTGGCTGATCGAAACAGCGCTATTTTGATGGAACAAAACGGAATTTCAGCCGAATCCCTGAAAAATGTTTTTTTAAATTTAATAAAAGACAGGTCAAACCTGGATAGAATGGCTAAAAACAGCAGAGAGGCCGGCCGGCCTTATGCCGATGAGTCATTGGCTGATGAGGTTATCAAGCTTGTAAATAAATAA
- the ftsW gene encoding putative lipid II flippase FtsW — MQKTERSFLITTLVLVWIGVIMVYSASAIYAFRWLGDSFYYLKREILYCLLGLLGMACWIKTDYRLLKNCSRILILVSFLLLLAVFLPRIGRTAGGARRWIEWGKFTFQPAEFVKLGLIIYLSDFLSRKQKVIKNFYRGFLPVLLITGATAGLILLQPDLGTAVLITLVAMIVFFAAGIKSKQILSIIALAMPVFYFLVFNVPYRLKRVLIYLNPWQDPKGAGWQIIQSYLALGSGGFWGIGLGQSRQKLFYLPQSYTDFILAIVGEELGFLGTASIIMLFILFIWQGMKIALKAKELFGALLSFGIVLMIGLQAIIHIAVVNGVIPTKGLPLPFISYGGSSLIFSLVGVGMVISVARYK; from the coding sequence ATGCAAAAAACAGAAAGGTCATTTTTAATAACCACCCTGGTGCTGGTCTGGATAGGGGTTATTATGGTCTATTCAGCCAGCGCTATTTATGCTTTTCGGTGGCTGGGAGACAGTTTTTACTATTTAAAAAGAGAAATTCTTTATTGTTTGCTTGGATTGCTGGGCATGGCCTGCTGGATCAAGACTGATTACAGATTATTGAAGAACTGCAGCCGGATCCTGATTCTGGTTTCCTTTTTGCTTTTACTGGCGGTTTTTTTACCGCGGATTGGCAGGACAGCAGGCGGAGCAAGACGCTGGATTGAGTGGGGAAAATTTACCTTTCAGCCGGCAGAGTTTGTCAAGCTCGGCCTGATAATCTATTTGAGCGATTTTTTATCCAGGAAACAAAAAGTAATCAAAAACTTTTACAGAGGATTTCTGCCGGTGCTCTTAATTACCGGCGCAACGGCCGGCCTTATTTTATTACAACCGGATTTAGGAACAGCAGTTCTGATAACCCTGGTTGCGATGATCGTTTTTTTTGCGGCCGGGATTAAATCAAAGCAAATTTTATCAATAATTGCCCTGGCGATGCCGGTCTTTTACTTTTTAGTCTTTAATGTTCCTTACCGGCTGAAGAGGGTTTTGATCTATCTTAATCCCTGGCAGGATCCCAAGGGGGCAGGCTGGCAGATTATCCAGTCGTATCTTGCCCTTGGATCCGGGGGGTTTTGGGGGATTGGCCTGGGGCAGAGCAGGCAAAAGCTGTTTTATCTCCCGCAGTCTTACACTGATTTTATCCTGGCTATTGTCGGAGAAGAACTCGGCTTTCTCGGCACTGCTTCAATTATAATGCTTTTTATTTTATTTATCTGGCAGGGAATGAAGATAGCGCTTAAGGCAAAAGAGTTGTTCGGGGCATTGCTCAGTTTTGGCATTGTCTTGATGATCGGCCTTCAGGCGATCATTCATATTGCTGTGGTTAATGGGGTTATTCCTACCAAAGGGCTGCCCCTTCCGTTCATAAGTTACGGAGGTTCGTCTTTAATTTTTAGCCTGGTCGGAGTGGGGATGGTGATCAGTGTAGCGAGATATAAATGA
- the murD gene encoding UDP-N-acetylmuramoyl-L-alanine--D-glutamate ligase gives MDLRNKKVIVIGAGRSGKAAARLLLSRAAEVDLSDSRDDTSIREELEPLARLGVKMEFGGHREEFIQGHQIAVLSPGVRQDAKVISWLKSAGTQIVSEIELAYRLFKGEVIAITGTNGKTTVTALIGKILKDAGKKALVCGNIGNSFSNEAGSEDAGSIAVIETSSFQLEWTKDFRPRISVLLNITDDHLDRYRDFSHYQETKFRIFLNQQKGDFCLLNSDQPYCRQGLIKTRAKILYFDKKKGGFDLNQRAAMLAAGLCGVGRDRIIESVKSFRPFEHRMEYVDTINGVKFINDSKSTNVGALKWALEKTAGPVILIAGGRDKKNDFGKLRPWIKDKVKEAVLIGEAGGKLKKALNGLVPLKEASTFNQAFDLARSIAGRGEIVLLSPACASFDMFSDFEERGRVFKDLVIKCKKQKGHF, from the coding sequence ATGGACTTAAGGAATAAAAAAGTCATTGTTATTGGGGCAGGCCGCAGCGGCAAAGCAGCGGCCAGGCTTTTACTTTCCCGGGCCGCTGAGGTAGATCTTAGTGACAGCCGGGACGATACATCAATAAGAGAAGAGTTAGAGCCATTAGCCAGGCTTGGGGTGAAGATGGAGTTTGGCGGGCATCGAGAAGAGTTTATTCAAGGTCACCAGATAGCAGTTTTAAGCCCGGGTGTAAGGCAGGATGCAAAGGTTATCTCCTGGCTGAAAAGCGCAGGCACGCAGATAGTCAGCGAAATAGAGCTGGCCTACCGGTTGTTTAAAGGCGAGGTAATAGCGATTACCGGCACAAACGGCAAAACGACAGTCACGGCTTTAATTGGTAAAATATTAAAGGATGCCGGCAAAAAAGCGCTGGTTTGCGGTAATATCGGCAATTCCTTTTCAAACGAGGCGGGCTCTGAAGATGCTGGTTCGATAGCAGTGATAGAGACGAGTTCTTTTCAATTGGAGTGGACTAAGGATTTCCGGCCTCGCATCTCAGTGCTTTTGAATATAACCGATGATCATCTGGACAGGTACCGGGATTTTAGCCACTACCAGGAGACTAAATTCAGAATATTTCTCAACCAGCAAAAGGGGGATTTCTGCCTGCTTAACAGTGATCAGCCCTATTGCCGGCAGGGGCTTATAAAAACCCGGGCAAAGATTTTATATTTCGACAAGAAAAAAGGAGGTTTTGACTTAAATCAACGGGCAGCTATGCTGGCGGCCGGCCTTTGCGGAGTAGGCCGGGATAGGATAATTGAGAGCGTAAAAAGTTTTAGGCCTTTTGAGCACAGGATGGAATATGTAGATACGATCAACGGGGTAAAATTTATAAATGATTCAAAATCCACTAATGTAGGTGCCCTGAAGTGGGCGTTGGAAAAGACGGCCGGGCCGGTCATACTTATTGCCGGCGGCAGAGATAAAAAAAACGATTTTGGAAAACTGCGGCCCTGGATCAAAGATAAGGTAAAAGAGGCGGTTCTGATCGGAGAAGCCGGTGGTAAGTTAAAAAAGGCCTTAAACGGACTGGTGCCGCTTAAAGAGGCGTCTACATTCAACCAGGCATTTGACCTGGCCCGCAGCATTGCCGGGCGGGGAGAGATCGTTCTGCTTTCTCCGGCCTGTGCCAGTTTTGATATGTTTTCTGATTTTGAAGAAAGAGGAAGGGTCTTTAAGGATCTGGTAATAAAATGCAAAAAACAGAAAGGTCATTTTTAA
- the mraY gene encoding phospho-N-acetylmuramoyl-pentapeptide-transferase: protein MLYHWLYPLRDFFFGFNVFKYITFRSVGAAVTAFLISLLLGPRVIRWLSKLKVREVVRRKHVDSLYALHAAKEGTPTMGGILLLAAVLFSTLLWADVFNKYILLAVISACWLGLIGFIDDYIKLRFRRSRELTVLTKIIGQIILGVLIGLYLFYKPGFGQTLDIPFFKNLAVNLGYFYIFFVVLVIVGCSNAVNLTDGLDGLAIGCIIIAAVAYSVMSYVTGHIKFSDYLRILYIPGTGELTVFCASIVGAGLGFLWYNSYPASIFMGDTGSLALGGAIGVVAVLIKKELLLLLVGGIFVVEALSVILQVASFKIRGRRIVAMAPIHHHFQLKGWPESKIIIRFWIVAVILLLLSLTTFKLR, encoded by the coding sequence ATGCTTTATCATTGGCTCTATCCGCTAAGAGATTTTTTCTTTGGGTTCAATGTTTTTAAGTACATAACCTTCCGGTCCGTGGGTGCTGCGGTGACCGCTTTTTTAATAAGTCTGTTGTTAGGCCCAAGGGTGATCAGGTGGTTGAGCAAACTTAAGGTCAGAGAGGTCGTAAGAAGAAAGCATGTAGATTCGCTTTACGCGCTTCACGCAGCTAAAGAAGGAACTCCTACCATGGGAGGAATCCTGCTTCTGGCCGCAGTGCTTTTTTCCACCCTGCTCTGGGCGGATGTTTTTAATAAATATATCCTCTTGGCCGTTATTTCGGCCTGCTGGCTGGGCCTGATCGGGTTTATCGACGATTATATAAAACTTAGGTTTCGCAGGTCCCGGGAATTAACAGTTCTGACCAAGATCATCGGCCAGATTATACTCGGCGTTTTGATCGGGCTCTACCTGTTTTATAAACCGGGTTTTGGCCAGACGCTGGATATACCGTTTTTTAAAAACCTCGCAGTCAATCTGGGATATTTCTATATCTTTTTTGTTGTCCTGGTGATAGTTGGATGTTCTAATGCCGTCAATCTTACTGACGGCTTGGACGGTCTGGCCATCGGCTGTATAATTATCGCTGCTGTTGCTTATAGCGTGATGAGCTATGTTACCGGCCACATTAAGTTCAGCGATTATTTAAGAATTCTCTATATTCCGGGGACAGGGGAATTAACTGTATTTTGTGCAAGCATAGTGGGAGCCGGCTTGGGGTTCTTGTGGTATAATTCTTATCCGGCAAGTATATTTATGGGCGATACAGGCTCTTTGGCTTTAGGCGGCGCTATCGGGGTGGTAGCAGTTTTGATCAAAAAGGAACTGCTTTTGCTGTTAGTAGGCGGAATTTTTGTTGTTGAGGCTTTGTCGGTTATTTTACAGGTTGCCTCTTTTAAGATCCGCGGCAGGAGAATAGTTGCAATGGCCCCGATTCACCATCATTTCCAACTTAAAGGTTGGCCGGAGTCCAAGATAATTATCAGGTTCTGGATTGTGGCGGTCATTCTTTTACTTTTAAGTTTAACCACCTTTAAACTCAGGTAG
- the murF gene encoding UDP-N-acetylmuramoyl-tripeptide--D-alanyl-D-alanine ligase, translating into MFTSQEVLRAVKGKLLKGDPGTNFKGISIDSRSIKNEELFVAIKGKRFDGHDFVSQALAKAGGAVVSKRFLLSRPRLVNNKKSIFLVKDTLTSLGDIASSRRNRFKGTVLAVTGTTGKTTTTGILASVLKQKYKVLKSEASFNNFVGLPLTLFKLNSAVQIAVLEMGTSGIGEIKRLAEISRPDLGVIINIGPAHLGYLGNLQGVYRAKLELLEAMDKNTLAAINGDDKKLLSRAKLFRPRITTFGMNRDCDFRASEVSYSEGKLRFVLNGCKQLKLKALGRYNVYNALAAISLAGQLGLNFNLIKKGLADIDLPPGRMEVKKIGDIRLIDDSYNSNPLSLGSAIDTLAGLSVKGKKILVSGDMLELGSGSESAHQQIGKKVASSGVNVLITVGNLARQISRAACRSGMKKDEVFDCGSIEDAMDCLKTQAAGGDIILVKGSRATRMERVVENFIASYRS; encoded by the coding sequence ATGTTTACCAGCCAAGAGGTCTTAAGAGCTGTAAAAGGAAAATTGCTTAAGGGGGATCCCGGGACGAATTTTAAAGGTATTTCGATAGATTCCCGTTCGATCAAAAACGAAGAGCTATTTGTCGCAATCAAAGGGAAAAGATTTGACGGCCATGATTTTGTATCGCAGGCCCTGGCCAAAGCAGGAGGGGCTGTTGTTTCAAAAAGGTTTCTTCTCTCCAGGCCCCGGCTGGTTAATAATAAAAAATCTATCTTTCTGGTAAAGGATACGCTTACCAGCCTGGGCGATATTGCCTCTAGCCGGCGGAACAGGTTTAAAGGCACTGTGCTTGCGGTCACCGGAACTACCGGCAAGACAACGACCACGGGCATATTAGCCTCTGTTCTTAAACAGAAATACAAGGTTTTAAAAAGCGAGGCGTCATTCAATAATTTTGTCGGCCTTCCCTTAACGTTGTTTAAGTTAAATTCTGCTGTTCAAATAGCGGTTTTGGAAATGGGGACGAGTGGTATCGGAGAGATAAAAAGGCTGGCTGAGATCAGCCGGCCGGACCTGGGGGTAATTATTAATATCGGCCCGGCTCACCTTGGATACCTTGGAAACCTCCAAGGTGTTTACAGGGCAAAACTCGAATTACTTGAAGCAATGGATAAGAACACCTTGGCGGCGATAAACGGCGATGATAAAAAATTATTGTCAAGAGCTAAACTTTTCAGGCCAAGAATAACGACTTTCGGAATGAACCGGGATTGTGATTTTAGGGCCAGCGAGGTGTCTTACTCAGAGGGAAAATTGAGGTTTGTTTTAAACGGCTGCAAGCAATTAAAATTAAAGGCGCTGGGGAGGTATAATGTTTACAATGCCCTGGCAGCGATCAGCCTGGCCGGGCAATTAGGCCTTAATTTTAATTTAATAAAAAAGGGATTAGCCGATATTGATCTGCCCCCCGGCCGGATGGAGGTAAAAAAGATTGGTGATATCAGATTAATAGATGATTCTTACAATTCTAATCCTCTTTCTCTGGGTTCAGCTATCGATACCCTGGCCGGCCTGTCGGTAAAAGGCAAAAAGATCCTGGTCAGCGGCGATATGCTTGAATTAGGCTCAGGGTCTGAAAGCGCGCATCAGCAAATAGGTAAAAAGGTGGCCTCCTCCGGAGTTAATGTCTTGATTACTGTCGGTAATCTGGCCCGGCAGATCTCCCGGGCCGCCTGTCGTTCTGGCATGAAGAAAGACGAAGTTTTTGATTGCGGTTCCATTGAGGATGCAATGGATTGTTTAAAGACGCAGGCTGCCGGGGGTGATATTATCCTGGTCAAGGGCTCAAGGGCCACCAGGATGGAGAGGGTTGTAGAGAATTTTATAGCTTCTTATAGATCATAG
- a CDS encoding UDP-N-acetylmuramoyl-L-alanyl-D-glutamate--2,6-diaminopimelate ligase, translating to MKQVKLKTLLSGLDYRLENSLVEVDIRGLSSDSRAVRKGYLFVAITGSKLDGHKFVKQAVKKGASAVILQQDLALEKEIVKILVPDTKKVLAKLASRFYEYPSSRVKVIGITGTNGKTTTSYLLNNILLKKGLSSGLVGTINYCYKDKVIPAGLTTPGSIELQSLLGKMAFDNVDYSVIEVSSHSLSQHRIDYIDFDTGIFTNLTRDHLDYHQTMDNYFEAKARFFESLSSRSKAVINIDDPYGRKLINRTKASVLTYGIDNPADITGQIKNISINGTTFDLKTPNGKLTVEMKLIGKFNVYNALAAVGAGLSVKMDLAGIAAGLRDFNGVKGRLEKIEAGQNFKVFIDYAHTDNALENLLCTLGNLKEAKIITVFGCGGQRDVSKRPLMGKVAQQFSDYVILTSDNPRSENPLEIINQIKSGMDSRKNNYQSVPERYQAIKQALIRAGENDIVVIAGKGHESYQVIGNEKIAFDDSKAVKEILSECLPAKRS from the coding sequence ATGAAACAGGTTAAACTTAAAACCTTACTTAGCGGTTTGGATTATCGGTTGGAAAACAGCCTGGTTGAAGTGGATATCAGGGGTTTGTCCAGCGACTCCCGGGCTGTCAGAAAGGGATATTTGTTTGTCGCCATAACCGGGAGCAAATTGGACGGACACAAATTTGTCAAACAGGCTGTAAAAAAGGGCGCTTCGGCCGTGATCCTGCAGCAGGATCTGGCGCTGGAAAAAGAGATCGTTAAGATACTGGTTCCCGATACAAAAAAGGTGCTGGCAAAGCTGGCCAGCCGGTTTTACGAATACCCTTCTTCCAGGGTCAAGGTAATCGGCATTACCGGCACCAACGGCAAGACTACCACCTCTTACCTGCTCAATAATATTTTGTTAAAAAAGGGGCTAAGCAGCGGGTTGGTCGGAACGATTAATTATTGCTATAAGGATAAAGTTATCCCTGCCGGCCTTACTACTCCCGGCAGCATTGAACTGCAGTCGCTCTTAGGCAAAATGGCGTTCGATAATGTTGATTATTCGGTCATAGAGGTTTCTTCGCATTCACTCAGTCAGCACCGCATTGATTATATAGATTTTGATACAGGGATATTTACGAATCTTACCCGGGATCATTTGGATTATCATCAAACCATGGATAATTATTTTGAGGCCAAGGCCCGATTTTTCGAAAGCCTTTCTTCCCGGAGTAAAGCAGTTATAAACATTGACGATCCCTATGGAAGGAAGTTGATCAACAGGACAAAGGCTTCTGTTTTGACCTACGGGATAGATAACCCGGCTGATATAACAGGACAGATAAAGAATATTTCAATAAACGGCACGACCTTTGATCTTAAAACACCAAACGGCAAACTGACAGTAGAGATGAAGCTGATTGGTAAGTTTAACGTCTATAACGCCCTGGCTGCTGTTGGAGCCGGTTTATCGGTTAAAATGGACTTAGCCGGTATTGCTGCGGGTTTGCGTGATTTTAACGGGGTTAAAGGAAGGCTCGAGAAAATAGAAGCCGGCCAGAATTTCAAGGTATTCATAGATTACGCCCACACTGATAACGCGCTGGAGAATTTGCTTTGCACTTTAGGAAACTTGAAGGAAGCAAAGATAATTACTGTTTTTGGCTGCGGGGGCCAGAGAGACGTTTCCAAGAGGCCTCTAATGGGCAAAGTAGCCCAGCAATTTTCAGATTATGTAATTTTAACTTCTGATAATCCTCGCAGCGAAAACCCCCTGGAAATCATTAACCAGATCAAGTCGGGTATGGACAGCCGGAAGAATAATTATCAGTCTGTTCCCGAGAGGTATCAGGCCATCAAGCAGGCTCTTATCCGGGCCGGGGAAAATGACATAGTGGTTATAGCCGGCAAGGGCCATGAATCTTATCAGGTCATTGGAAATGAAAAAATAGCTTTTGATGACAGCAAAGCAGTAAAGGAGATTCTGTCAGAATGTTTACCAGCCAAGAGGTCTTAA